The following is a genomic window from Nitrospira sp..
GCTGGCGCCATTGGGCCGACGACAAAGACGTCGTCCATTTCGACGGATGTTAACAACTCGGCCGCCCGGGGAACCACGTATGAAGAATTGGTGGCGGCTTATAGCGATCAGGTTCGCGGCCTTCTCGATGGCGGGGCCGATCTTCTGCTCGTCGAAACAATCTTCGACACCCTCAATGCCAAGGCGGCGTTCTTTGCCATTCAGCAAGTATTCGATCACGGCGGACGGCGCGTGCCGGTCATGGCCTCGGTGACATTCATTCAAGCCGGCAGCAATCGTGGCGTGACAGGCCAAACAGTGGAAGCGTTCTGGAATTCGATCTCGCATGTGCCGTTGCTGAGCGTGGGGATGAATTGCGCGCTGGGACCGAAGGAAATGCGCCCGCTGATCGAGGAGTTGTCGCAGATCGCGCCGACCTTTATTAGTTCGCATCCGAACGCCGGATTGCCCAATCCGTTACTGCCCACGGGATTTCCGGAAACGCCGGAGACGCTGGCGCCGCAGCTGCGGGACTGGGCACAGAACGGCTGGCTCAATATTGTGGGCGGCTGTTGCGGGACCACACCGGACCATATCAGAAAGATTGCCGAAGCTGTGCGCGGCCTCACGCCACGACCGATTCCAACTGTCGCGCCCTATACCCGCTTGAGTGGGCTTGAAGCCGTTACGCTGCGGCCAGATTCGAACTTTGTGAATGTCGGTGAGCGGACCAACGTGACCGGTTCGCCGGCTTTTTCAAAGCTGATTTTAGCCGGCGACTATGAAGCCGCGTTGTCTGTGGCGCGGCAACAAGTCGAAGGCGGCGCGCAGATCATTGATATCAACATGGATGAAGGCATGCTGGATTCCAAGGCGGCAATGGAGAAGTTTCTCCGCCTCATTGCCTCGGAACCGGATATTTGCAAAGTGCCGATCATGGTCGATAGCTCCAAGTGGGAGGTGCTGGAGACCGGTCTGAGAAATATTCAAGGCAAGGCTATCGTCAACAGCATCAGTCTCAAAGAGGGCGAACAGAAATTTATCGATCAAGCGACCCTGGTCCATCGATACGGAGCCGCCGTCGTCGTCATGGCATTCGATGAGCAGGGGCAGGCCGACACATTGGAGCGGAAGAAAGAAATTTGCGCGCGCTCCTATAAGATTTTAATGGAACGGGTGGGCTTGCCTGCGACCGATATCATCTTTGACCCGAATATTCTGACTGTTGCGACCGGCATCGAAGAGCACAACAACTATGCCGTCAATTTCATCGAGGCGACCCGCTGGATTAAGCAGCATTTGCCTGGCGCCAAGGTCAGCGGCGGCATCAGCAACATTTCGTTCTCGTTTCGTGGGAACAACGTGGTTCGTGAAGCGATGCATGCGGCGTTTCTCTATCATGCCATTAAGGCCGGCCTCGATATGGGGATCGTCAATGCGGGCCAGTTGGCAGTGTACGAAGAGATTCCCAAGGACCTGCTCGAACTGGTTGAAGATGTGTTATTGAACCGGCGGCCTGATGCCACCGAGCGGCTCGTGAATTTTGCCGAAACGGTCAAGCAAAAGGGAAAAGCCGTCGTCAAAGACGATGAGTGGCGCAAGGGGACGGTCGAAGAACGGCTTTCGCATGCGTTGGTCAAAGGCATTACGGATTATATCGATCAGGATACGGAAGAGGCGCGGCAGAAATATCCGAAGCCGTTGTCCGTCATTGAGGGACCGCTGATGGCCGGAATGAATATCGTCGGCGATTTGTTCGGCTCTGGCAAGATGTTTCTTCCTCAAGTGGTAAAGAGCGCCCGGGTCATGAAAAAGTCCGTGGCCTATCTCATGCCCTTCATGGAAGAAGAGAAGAAGCGGGTGGGTGGGTATCAGGCGCAGGGAAAAATCTTGCTCGCCACCGTGAAAGGCGACGTGCATGACATCGGCAAGAACATCGTCGGCGTGGTGTTGGGGTGCAATAATTATGAGGTGGTCGATCTTGGTGTGATGGTGCCATGCGAAAAGATTTTGGCGACCGCGAAAGAGCTCAAGGTCGATGTGATCGGATTGAGTGGTCTCATTACGCCGTCGCTGGATGAAATGGTGCATGTCGCCAAGGAAATGACTCGTGAAGGATTGACCGTGCCGTTGCTCATTGGCGGTGCGACGACTAGCAAGGCCCATACAGCGGTGAAAATTGCTCCGTCCTATGCGCCGTCGGTAGTCCATGTGCTGGACGCCTCACGGGCGGTGGGTGTGGTAGGCAGTTTGATTAGTCCCTCGCAGAAGCCGGGGTTTGTGCAGCAAGTGCGGGACGATTACGAGCGGATGAGGCGGGCGCATCACGATCGTGGAGCCAAGCCTGTTCTGTCGATCGCGAATGCGCGCGCCAACCAGCTCGTGACTGACTGGGCAACCGCCGAGATTCCCGTGCCGTCATTCCTGGGTGTGCGGACGATCCTCGATCAACCATTGGACGAGCTGGTGCCTTTCATCGATTGGTCGCCGTTCTTTCATACCTGGGAGCTCAAGGGACGTTATCCCGCGATTTTTGACGACGCCACAGTTGGCTCGAAGGCGAAGGAGCTGTACGACGATGCGCGTCGATTGCTGGATGAGATTCTCCAGAAGAAATTATTGACGGCCAAGGGGGTGTACGGGTTCTTTGCCGCCGCGAGTGTGGGAGACGATATCGCACTCTTTCGCGATGCTGCTCGCACAGAGAAAATTACGACGATTCATATGCTGCGGCAGCAATCGGAAAAACCTCAAGGCCAGCCCAACCTCGCGTTGGCTGACTATGTGGCGCCGGACGATTCCGGCCGGAAGGATCATCTCGGAGCCTTTGCGGTGACGGCGGGCATCGGTCTGGATGAGCTCTGCAGACGCTTCGACCAAGATCATGACGACTACAATTCTATTATGGCGAAAGCCTTGGCCGATCGTCTGGCAGAAGCCTTCGCGGAATTTCTTCACAAACGGGTTCGCGACGAATGGGGTTATGGAAAGCAGGAGGTCTTGTCGCTTGAAGAACTGATCCGTGAAAAGTATCGAGGCATTCGTCCTGCGCCAGGCTATCCGGCCTGCCCGGACCATACTGAAAAGCGGCTGTTATTCGATCTTCTGCAAGTCGAGCGGAGCGCCGGCATGACATTGACGGAAAGCTTCGCCATGCTGCCGGCGGCGGCGGTGAGTGGTTTCTATTTCGCTCATCCGGAAGCGAAATACTTTGCTGTGGGAAAGATTGGGAAGGATCAAGTCGAAGACTACGCTCGCCGGAAGGAGATGGACCTGCGCACAGTCGAGCGCTGGCTGTCGCCAAATCTCAACTACGAATCCGCGTAGCAACCGCCCGGGTTGAAATCAAAACTCCTACTGAGGCGCATCCAACGCGTAAGCGATAGGGCGGGATCTGAGGCTAGACGGCAGCCTCAAGCCTATCGTCTGTTGTGTGCTGGTGGCGGACGGTTTGGAGTGCCTGGAAAATCGATCGATAGCGAGCTTCAGACCAGGCGTTGAACGACTCCGCTTCGGCAAACACGAGATCCCATGCTTTTACGGGATCGAGTAACAAGAGGCGTTGGGTTCGATCGGTCGTAGAGAGATGGACGACTAGGACGCCAGAGTTTCCTGTCAAGCTAATATCGGTGAAGACATGGATTTTCTCCGATGCCGGAAGATGGCTGTCTCGCAATGCCGCTTCAGCAATGGGTTCGTAGAGTCGGTGCAGAAACTGTGCAGTGACTTCATGGGCGTTGGAAGGGCCTAAGAGTCGTGGGTTTGGTTTTTCGCCAAATAGGTTTTCTGTCAGATAGGTTGCGGCTTCCCAGGTTGGCATGAGGCCGGAGGCGACCAGCGCTTCGCAAAGATAGGCGATCCAATTTCGGCTTGTCGTGCGTGGGTGGATCGCAGTCGATTTCTTAACCATGGATGGCAACCCTTTCATCGTCGTAGTCGGTCTGAATCCTCGAACGTAAACGAGGTGTCGGATATGTGTTGAAGTGAAAAAAGTATATCGGTGAGGGAAAACCTGGTCAACGAATTGCAAAGAATGCGCTAAGCGGCAGTGGAGTCTTGCCGGGAGTGATCGGCGTATTGTTCGTGGATCCCGCGAAGATCTTCGGGGCTAGAGAGAAACAGATCGAGCAAGTCGGGATCGAAATGCTTGCCGCGCTCTTTCACCATCAAATCGCGAGCATGTTCGAAGTCAAAAGCCGGTTTGTAAACTCGTGCGGTGGTCAAGGCATCGAAGTTATCGGCGATAGAGGCAATGCGCCCTTCGATGGGAATCTCCTCGCCTTTCAGTTTGCGGGGATATCCGGTTCCGTCATACCGTTCGTGATGGGTCCAGGCAATGATCGCAGCGACTTTCAGGAGTTCGGAGTCGGATCCAGCGAGAATCTTATAGCCGATTTCGGCATGTTGGGAGATGACGTCGAATTCAGCGGCCGTAAACTTTCCCGGCTTGAGCAGCACATGGTCGGGAGTGCCGATTTTTCCGATGTCATGCATCGGGCTTGCGGTGCGAATCAGGTCGATCCGCTCTGGGGCCAGGCCAGCCTTGCGCGCCAGTAATTCACAATAATGGCTCATGCGCTGAATATGCTGAGCAGTCGAGCAGTCACGAAACTCAGCGGCAATAGCCAATCGTTCGATGGTTTCTTTCCGGGAGAGCCGGAGTTCTTTCTCGCTGCGCTCCAACCATTCAAGGGCTTGCTGCAACGCCATCGTTCTGGTCCGGACGATTTCTTCAAGATTATCCCGATGTAAGCGGTTTTCCATTTCCAGTCGGCGCCGGCGCAAGGCATTGGCGACATCGATGAGCACTTCATTCGATTCGAAGGGTTTGACGATGTACCCAAACGCTCCCATATCGAGAGCCGCGTTGGCCAGCACAGAGCTATCGAGCCCGGTAACCATGATGGCAGCAATATGTGGACGGTCCGCGAGTAGATTCCGGACGAGATCCATGCCGGACTCTCCCGGCATGTTCACGTCGCACAACAGTAAGGCGAAGGGTTGTTCATCCATCCGTTGCCGAGCCTCACGCGCGTCGGCGGCAAGTGTGACGGTATAGCCATGGGTTTGAAGCATATAGCCCAGCAGACGGCGAATCGCTTCTTCATCGTCGACGACCAGAATATTCCGGTTTTCAAGGAGGGCTTGTTGTGTGTCTCGATCAGGCGAAGTAGGCATGGAGTAATTGTGAGATCTACGTTGAGAGACAGGTGTTGTGTCGAATCATTATCGGCTTGTTTTGTGGACTCTTGAGAATCGAATGAACAATTAGGGAATCTGCACCTTTTATGCCAATCGATGGTGTCGATGCGCCGAATGGGTTAGCTTTCTGCAAGCTATGATTCATTGGACTAAGCGCCGGATGAAATGTCTTTACCAGCAAGCTGTTCGTGTCTTTTAAGCGGAATCATCCTTTTGGTGTGTGCCGAGGAGACAGCGGTTGACTCAACAGCAATTTGTACAGAATGTGTCTACTGCATAGACGTATTTCGTACAATTCGAGAACCTTCTAGAGGGCCTTGTGGCGGTAGAGGCAGAGTAGAGATTGATTGGGAATGGTCGATGCATGCTGGTTTGCGCTTTGGGCAGGGCTCGACTATAATTCCAACCTTACTTTTTGATGACGGGAAGGGGAGTATGCGATGAGTGCGGTAGCTGGACTAGTTCGATTCGACGGGCGACGCAAGGATCAGCATCGGCCGGTCAAAGTCACGAGAAATTTCACCAAGCATGCTGAAGGATCTGTCCTTATTGAAATGGGGGATACCAAGGTCATTTGTACGGCCTCGATAGAGGAGAAAGTGCCTCCGTTTCTGAAAGGCAAAGGAAGTGGGTGGGTCACGGCCGAATATTCCATGCTCCCGCGCGCGACTCATGACCGGACTTCTCGGGAAGCTGTCAAAGGAAAGCAGGGGGGGCGAACGCTCGAAATCCAGCGGCTGGTTGGTCGAGCATTGCGATCCGTGACCGATATGACACAGCTTGGAGAGCGGAGCATTTGGATCGACTGCGATGTCATTCAGGCCGACGGGGGAACCAGAACGGCGTCGATTACCGGCGCGTTCATTGCGTTGGCCGATGCCTGTGCTGTGTTGAAAAAGAAGGATTTGATCAAGCGTCTTCCGCTGACCGATTATCTAGCGGCGATTAGTGTGGGCAAAGTGGGCGGGGAAGTGATGGTCGACTTGGCCTATACCGAAGATTCGATGGCGGAAGTCGATATGAATTTGGTCATGACCGGCCGCGGCCAGTATGTTGAAGTTCAAGGGACTGCGGAAAAGACGCCGTTTGCCAAGCATGATATGGACGAGTTCTTGAATCTCGGCTGGCAGGCAATTCAACGGCTTACTGCCATTCAAAAAGAGCTGATCGGGTCGCTGGATTAGCAGAATATGGTGATAACGGAGATCGTATTGGCGACTCGGAATCGGCACAAGGGCGAAGAGCTGATGGCTTTGCTCGGCGATCTGGGCATCCGCATTCGCACCTTGGCGGATTTCCCTGAGGCGCCGGAAGTGGAAGAAGACGGGCTGACCTGCGAGGCCAATGCCGTGAAGAAAGTCACGGAGATTTCGCGGGCAACCGGTCTTGCGGCGGTGGCCGACGATACCGGGCTGGAGGTTGATGCGTTGGGGGGACGCCCTGGCGTGCATGCTGCCCGCTATGCTGGAGAAGACGCCACCTACGAGGATAATTGCAGGAAGTTGATTCGAGAGCTTGCCGGAGTGCCTCGCGAGCGGCGTACCGCTCGATTTATCACCATTGCGGCCATTGTGGTGCCTGGCGAACC
Proteins encoded in this region:
- a CDS encoding hypothetical protein (Evidence 4 : Unknown function but conserved in other organisms; MaGe:77311064) produces the protein MKGLPSMVKKSTAIHPRTTSRNWIAYLCEALVASGLMPTWEAATYLTENLFGEKPNPRLLGPSNAHEVTAQFLHRLYEPIAEAALRDSHLPASEKIHVFTDISLTGNSGVLVVHLSTTDRTQRLLLLDPVKAWDLVFAEAESFNAWSEARYRSIFQALQTVRHQHTTDDRLEAAV
- a CDS encoding Response regulator (MaGe:77311065); this encodes MPTSPDRDTQQALLENRNILVVDDEEAIRRLLGYMLQTHGYTVTLAADAREARQRMDEQPFALLLCDVNMPGESGMDLVRNLLADRPHIAAIMVTGLDSSVLANAALDMGAFGYIVKPFESNEVLIDVANALRRRRLEMENRLHRDNLEEIVRTRTMALQQALEWLERSEKELRLSRKETIERLAIAAEFRDCSTAQHIQRMSHYCELLARKAGLAPERIDLIRTASPMHDIGKIGTPDHVLLKPGKFTAAEFDVISQHAEIGYKILAGSDSELLKVAAIIAWTHHERYDGTGYPRKLKGEEIPIEGRIASIADNFDALTTARVYKPAFDFEHARDLMVKERGKHFDPDLLDLFLSSPEDLRGIHEQYADHSRQDSTAA
- a CDS encoding Ribonuclease PH (MaGe:77311066), translating into MSAVAGLVRFDGRRKDQHRPVKVTRNFTKHAEGSVLIEMGDTKVICTASIEEKVPPFLKGKGSGWVTAEYSMLPRATHDRTSREAVKGKQGGRTLEIQRLVGRALRSVTDMTQLGERSIWIDCDVIQADGGTRTASITGAFIALADACAVLKKKDLIKRLPLTDYLAAISVGKVGGEVMVDLAYTEDSMAEVDMNLVMTGRGQYVEVQGTAEKTPFAKHDMDEFLNLGWQAIQRLTAIQKELIGSLD